The following proteins come from a genomic window of Armatimonadota bacterium:
- a CDS encoding alpha/beta fold hydrolase produces MRRVIDGMRLGCDLGGTGPAVLFLHAFPLNRRMWAPQQDALRGQARMLAVDFRGFGESDLSPGPYTLEDLAGDVLGLARSLGVNSAVVVGLSMGGYVAFRLVARAPEFVRALVLADTRAEADTPEGRAGRLALAERAQREGLAALEQLLQGLVGPTTRASRPEVAARLRQIIGDPPAEALAGALRALAGRPDSRPQLPAITAPTLVLVGEEDGLTTPNSARVIAEGIRGARLVLLPRAGHLSNLEAPEAFNRELVAFVREVG; encoded by the coding sequence ATGCGCCGGGTGATCGACGGGATGAGGCTGGGGTGCGATCTGGGAGGGACGGGACCGGCGGTGCTCTTCCTCCACGCCTTCCCTCTGAACCGCCGGATGTGGGCGCCACAGCAGGACGCGCTGCGCGGGCAGGCGCGCATGCTGGCTGTGGACTTCCGCGGCTTCGGCGAGTCCGATCTCTCCCCGGGGCCCTACACCCTGGAGGACCTGGCCGGGGACGTGCTGGGGCTGGCGCGCAGCCTGGGGGTCAACAGTGCGGTGGTGGTAGGGCTCTCCATGGGTGGGTACGTGGCCTTCCGCCTAGTCGCGCGGGCGCCGGAATTCGTGCGGGCGCTGGTGCTGGCGGACACCCGGGCCGAGGCGGACACGCCGGAGGGGCGTGCTGGCCGGCTGGCCCTGGCCGAGCGGGCGCAGCGGGAGGGCCTGGCGGCCCTGGAGCAGTTGCTGCAGGGCCTCGTCGGACCGACCACCCGCGCCTCCCGTCCGGAGGTGGCGGCGCGCCTGCGGCAGATTATTGGCGACCCCCCCGCGGAGGCACTGGCCGGCGCGCTGCGCGCCCTGGCCGGACGGCCGGACAGCCGCCCTCAGCTGCCAGCCATCACCGCCCCCACACTGGTCCTGGTGGGAGAGGAAGATGGGCTGACCACGCCCAACAGTGCCCGCGTCATCGCCGAGGGCATCCGTGGCGCCCGCCTGGTCCTCCTGCCCCGGGCGGGGCACCTCTCCAACCTGGAGGCCCCCGAGGCGTTCAACCGCGAGCTGGTGGCGTTTGTGCGCGAGGTGGGGTAG
- a CDS encoding metallophosphoesterase — protein MVRILACADLHGHAERVARVRALVLEQQPAVLLLPGDLTHLGRGEEALVLLHSLPLTVLTIPGNMDTPGVKSAMRRQGALLEGPPRAVAGVTFGGPDVDHPCDVLVVHEPPHGVLDRVASGRHIGSPAVREKVLRLRPRVVACGHVHESPGIERLGDTLVVNCTMGDGRSGGALIEITAAEVTARIL, from the coding sequence ATGGTCCGCATCCTTGCCTGCGCTGACCTGCACGGCCATGCCGAGCGCGTGGCCCGGGTGCGCGCCCTGGTGCTGGAGCAGCAGCCGGCTGTGCTGCTCCTGCCCGGCGACCTTACGCACCTCGGGCGTGGCGAGGAGGCGCTGGTCCTGCTGCACTCCCTGCCGCTGACCGTACTCACGATTCCCGGCAACATGGACACGCCCGGTGTCAAGTCTGCCATGCGGAGGCAAGGCGCCCTGCTGGAGGGCCCGCCGCGGGCCGTCGCCGGGGTGACGTTCGGCGGCCCGGACGTGGACCACCCCTGCGATGTGCTCGTGGTGCACGAGCCGCCCCACGGCGTTCTGGACCGGGTGGCCAGCGGCCGGCACATCGGTTCGCCCGCAGTGCGGGAAAAGGTGCTGCGGCTGCGGCCACGAGTGGTGGCCTGCGGGCACGTGCACGAGTCGCCGGGGATAGAGCGCCTCGGCGACACCCTGGTGGTCAACTGCACCATGGGCGACGGCAGGAGTGGCGGGGCGCTGATCGAGATCACCGCCGCAGAGGTCACCGCCCGCATTCTTTAG